One window from the genome of Rufibacter tibetensis encodes:
- the lpxA gene encoding acyl-ACP--UDP-N-acetylglucosamine O-acyltransferase, which produces MNQPLAYIHPEAKIATNVVVEPFTTISKNVEIGEGTWIGPNVTIMEGARIGKNCQIFPGAVISAPPQDLKYKGEPSTVSIGDNTIIRECVTLNRGTALDKNTTAIGSNCLIMAYVHVAHDCIIGNNVIVANGVQLAGHIVVHDHVFIGGTSAVHQFVSIGAHAMVSGGSLVRKDVPPFIKAAREPLSYAGVNSIGLRRRGFSNEQITDIQQIYRILFMSGLNTASAVEKIEIDLAPSSERDEIVNFVRNSGRGIIKGYQRDAD; this is translated from the coding sequence ATGAATCAGCCATTAGCTTACATCCACCCAGAAGCCAAAATCGCCACCAACGTAGTGGTAGAACCTTTTACTACCATCTCTAAAAACGTGGAGATAGGCGAAGGTACCTGGATTGGCCCCAACGTAACCATCATGGAAGGTGCCCGCATTGGAAAAAATTGCCAGATTTTTCCGGGTGCGGTGATCTCTGCTCCGCCTCAGGACCTGAAGTACAAAGGCGAGCCGTCTACAGTATCCATCGGTGACAATACCATTATCAGAGAGTGCGTGACCTTGAACCGGGGCACGGCTTTAGATAAAAACACCACGGCTATTGGTTCAAACTGCCTCATCATGGCGTACGTGCACGTGGCCCATGATTGCATTATTGGCAACAACGTGATTGTGGCGAATGGTGTGCAGTTAGCCGGCCACATTGTGGTACATGACCACGTGTTTATTGGAGGCACCTCTGCTGTGCACCAGTTTGTAAGCATCGGGGCGCATGCCATGGTATCGGGTGGTTCACTGGTGCGCAAAGACGTGCCTCCGTTCATCAAGGCGGCCCGTGAGCCTTTGTCTTACGCTGGCGTTAACTCCATCGGCTTACGCCGCAGAGGGTTCTCCAACGAGCAGATTACCGATATTCAGCAAATCTATCGCATTTTGTTCATGAGTGGCCTGAATACGGCCTCTGCGGTAGAGAAAATTGAGATTGACTTAGCGCCTAGCTCAGAACGCGATGAAATTGTGAATTTTGTGCGCAATTCGGGTCGGGGCATTATCAAAGGGTATCAACGAGATGCGGATTAA
- a CDS encoding ABC transporter ATP-binding protein, translated as MRIKLSSLGKRFNYEWIFRNLSYEFVSGKAYAILGHNGSGKSTLLSILSGFQLPSEGSISYSLNGKDVPVDELYRSLSLAAPYQDLLEEFTLEEMIQFHTRFKTLRGITPQQLPDLLQLQAAKHKLVRDFSSGMRQRLKLGLALYSESPLLLLDEPTTNLDQAGVAWYLEHLERNRQNRLVIIGSNVPHEYSFCDEQLPINEFHHKAPERKRG; from the coding sequence ATGCGGATTAAGCTTTCCTCTTTAGGCAAGCGCTTTAATTACGAGTGGATTTTCCGGAATCTGTCCTATGAATTTGTCTCAGGAAAGGCGTACGCCATCTTGGGGCACAATGGATCCGGGAAATCCACTTTGCTTTCTATTCTCAGCGGTTTTCAACTTCCCTCAGAAGGCTCCATTTCCTACTCCTTAAATGGAAAAGATGTTCCCGTTGATGAACTCTACCGCTCCCTCTCCTTGGCTGCTCCATACCAGGACTTGCTGGAGGAGTTCACGCTGGAGGAAATGATCCAGTTTCATACCCGCTTCAAAACTCTACGCGGTATCACTCCCCAACAACTTCCTGATCTTCTGCAATTACAAGCTGCCAAGCACAAACTGGTAAGGGATTTCTCCTCAGGCATGCGCCAACGTTTAAAACTTGGCTTGGCTCTTTATTCAGAATCCCCTCTCCTGCTGCTAGATGAACCTACTACTAACCTGGATCAAGCAGGTGTAGCCTGGTACCTGGAGCACCTGGAAAGAAACCGACAAAACCGCTTGGTCATCATCGGCTCTAACGTTCCGCATGAGTACAGCTTTTGCGACGAGCAGTTGCCTATCAATGAATTCCATCACAAAGCTCCAGAGCGGAAAAGAGGATAA
- a CDS encoding 4Fe-4S binding protein, with the protein MAIMITDECINCGACEPECPNTAIYEGGVQWTWGDGTSLTKVEIDGGITVDGKAPQPPISDEFYYIVSDKCTECCGFHEEPQCAAVCPVDCCVDDPDYRETEEALLAKKEWLHAAS; encoded by the coding sequence ATGGCGATAATGATCACGGATGAGTGTATCAACTGCGGCGCATGTGAGCCGGAGTGCCCCAACACGGCCATCTACGAAGGTGGTGTTCAGTGGACGTGGGGAGATGGTACATCTCTGACCAAGGTAGAAATTGACGGTGGAATAACGGTTGACGGCAAAGCTCCGCAACCCCCCATCTCTGACGAATTCTATTACATAGTATCTGACAAGTGCACCGAGTGCTGCGGTTTCCATGAGGAGCCCCAGTGTGCGGCCGTCTGCCCTGTAGACTGCTGCGTAGATGACCCGGATTACCGCGAGACCGAGGAAGCCTTGTTAGCTAAAAAAGAATGGCTGCACGCCGCAAGCTAA
- a CDS encoding dihydrolipoamide acetyltransferase family protein, which produces MALVEMVMPKMGESIMEGTVLKWLKQVGDTIEQDESVLEVATDKVDTEVPAIQGGVLKEILVQEGQVVAVGAPIAVISTGGDEQPTASTPATEAAPAAQPTEQATAQPAEATATSAQTTQRLEQPASGRFYSPLVMNIAREEGISMQELEYIPGTGKEGRVSKKDILDYVASRQAGGAPATAPQPAAAAPVAPQAPAPQAAAQPQAAPVAPAAQVSTAPAQSYSGNVEIIEMDRMRKMISQRMVDSKRISPHVTSFVEADVTNIVNWRNKTKDAYKKREGENLTFTPIFIEAIVKAIKDFPMINVSVDGDRIIKKRDINIGVAVALPSGNLIVPVIHNADQMNLNGISKRLNDLANRARINKLTPADLADPTYTISNVGSFGNVMGTPIIMQPQVAIMAVGAIKKKPAVIETPEGDLIGIRQFMFLSHSYDHRVVDGSLGGMFVRRVADYLEAFDPNTSI; this is translated from the coding sequence ATGGCTCTTGTAGAAATGGTGATGCCCAAGATGGGCGAAAGTATCATGGAAGGCACCGTGCTTAAATGGTTAAAGCAAGTGGGAGACACCATTGAGCAAGATGAATCTGTGCTGGAAGTAGCCACCGACAAAGTAGACACCGAAGTGCCTGCCATCCAAGGCGGCGTTCTCAAAGAGATATTGGTACAGGAAGGCCAAGTAGTGGCCGTCGGCGCTCCTATTGCGGTGATCAGCACGGGTGGTGATGAGCAACCAACCGCTTCAACACCAGCCACAGAAGCAGCTCCTGCCGCCCAACCAACTGAGCAGGCAACCGCTCAACCTGCCGAAGCCACTGCAACATCAGCACAGACTACGCAGCGTTTAGAGCAGCCCGCCTCTGGCCGGTTCTATTCACCATTGGTGATGAACATTGCCCGTGAGGAAGGCATTTCCATGCAGGAGCTGGAATACATTCCGGGTACCGGCAAAGAAGGCCGCGTGTCAAAGAAAGACATTCTGGACTATGTAGCCTCACGCCAGGCAGGAGGCGCTCCGGCCACCGCTCCGCAACCTGCTGCCGCTGCTCCAGTTGCCCCACAGGCTCCTGCTCCGCAGGCAGCAGCACAACCACAGGCTGCTCCTGTTGCTCCGGCCGCCCAGGTTTCTACCGCTCCGGCGCAGTCGTACAGCGGTAACGTGGAGATCATAGAGATGGACCGCATGCGCAAGATGATCTCCCAGCGTATGGTAGACAGCAAGCGCATCTCTCCGCACGTAACCTCATTTGTGGAAGCCGATGTGACCAACATTGTGAACTGGCGGAACAAAACCAAAGACGCCTACAAAAAGCGCGAAGGTGAGAACCTGACCTTTACGCCTATTTTCATAGAGGCCATTGTGAAAGCCATCAAGGATTTCCCGATGATCAACGTAAGCGTAGACGGCGATAGAATCATTAAGAAGCGCGACATCAACATTGGCGTGGCCGTGGCTTTGCCATCTGGTAACCTGATTGTTCCGGTGATTCACAACGCTGACCAGATGAACCTGAACGGCATCTCTAAGCGCCTGAATGATCTGGCTAACCGTGCCCGCATCAACAAACTGACGCCTGCTGACTTAGCAGACCCCACCTACACCATTTCCAACGTAGGTTCTTTCGGGAACGTGATGGGTACGCCTATCATTATGCAGCCACAAGTCGCCATCATGGCCGTGGGCGCGATCAAGAAGAAGCCAGCCGTGATTGAAACACCAGAGGGTGACTTAATTGGTATTCGTCAGTTTATGTTCCTGTCGCACTCCTATGACCACCGCGTGGTAGACGGTTCACTGGGTGGCATGTTCGTACGCCGCGTAGCCGATTACTTGGAAGCTTTTGATCCGAACACAAGTATCTAA
- a CDS encoding erythromycin esterase family protein, translating to MTYSKLPYHRLENKADLDILLDDIGDARIVMLGEASHGTSEYYSWRTAISKRLIEEKGFIFIAVEGDWPDCYQINKFIRGYCKPGTKVSDILKHFNRWPTWMWGNWEVAALVEWLKENNDRPNTNKIGFYGLDVYSLWDSLQHIMKYLEKKDGHAVKAAKEAFKCFEPYSSDPQEYARAVAYVSEDCEEEVISMLQELGKREREEPGNPEAVFDAEQNALVAVNAERYYKAMIKGGGSSWNVRDGHMMETLNRLLEFHGPNSKAIIWEHNTHIGDARFTDMARAGMVNIGQLAREQYGRENVYLAGFGSYEGSVIASDSWGAPMKKMEVPPARKGSWEDWLHNLGGTDKLLLSRELREVEEARQQIAHRAIGVVYDPNREKYGNYVPTIIPERYDAFLYLDETEALRPFIVKTKEKEPPEMYPANE from the coding sequence ATGACTTATTCAAAACTGCCGTACCACCGGCTGGAGAACAAAGCTGATTTAGATATTCTGCTGGACGATATTGGAGACGCCCGTATTGTGATGTTGGGGGAGGCCTCCCACGGCACCTCTGAATACTACTCCTGGCGCACTGCCATCTCTAAGCGCCTCATAGAAGAGAAAGGCTTCATCTTCATAGCCGTGGAGGGTGATTGGCCAGATTGCTACCAGATTAATAAGTTCATACGGGGCTATTGCAAACCGGGCACCAAGGTATCTGATATCCTGAAGCACTTCAACCGCTGGCCTACCTGGATGTGGGGCAACTGGGAAGTAGCAGCCTTGGTAGAATGGCTTAAAGAAAACAATGACCGTCCTAACACAAACAAAATAGGTTTCTATGGCTTAGACGTGTACAGCCTCTGGGATTCGCTGCAGCACATCATGAAATACCTTGAGAAAAAGGATGGTCATGCAGTGAAAGCAGCCAAGGAAGCGTTCAAATGCTTTGAACCGTACAGCTCAGATCCGCAGGAATACGCCCGCGCCGTAGCTTACGTCTCTGAAGACTGCGAAGAGGAGGTGATCTCTATGCTGCAGGAATTAGGCAAGCGGGAAAGAGAAGAGCCAGGCAACCCCGAAGCTGTTTTTGACGCTGAGCAAAACGCCTTAGTGGCAGTAAACGCTGAGCGTTACTACAAAGCCATGATAAAAGGGGGTGGCAGTTCCTGGAACGTGCGTGATGGGCACATGATGGAAACCCTGAATCGCTTATTGGAATTCCACGGCCCAAATTCCAAAGCCATTATTTGGGAGCACAATACCCACATAGGGGATGCCCGCTTCACCGACATGGCCCGGGCCGGTATGGTGAACATAGGGCAATTAGCCCGTGAACAATACGGAAGAGAGAATGTGTATCTGGCCGGATTCGGCTCCTATGAAGGTTCTGTCATTGCCAGCGATTCCTGGGGTGCGCCCATGAAAAAGATGGAAGTCCCACCCGCTCGTAAAGGTTCCTGGGAAGACTGGCTCCACAATCTGGGTGGTACTGATAAACTCCTGCTCTCCCGTGAACTCCGGGAAGTTGAGGAAGCAAGACAGCAGATCGCTCATCGGGCTATTGGAGTAGTGTATGACCCTAATCGGGAGAAATACGGCAATTACGTGCCCACCATCATCCCAGAACGGTATGATGCCTTCCTGTACTTAGATGAAACAGAAGCGCTTAGGCCGTTTATTGTCAAGACAAAAGAGAAAGAGCCACCAGAAATGTATCCGGCAAACGAGTAA
- a CDS encoding acyl-CoA reductase — MLTLDQRLSAFIKLGDYLRDLPEEDRNYMVRRAGQHNNFFDQPNVTAALIGIAGMLEQHQLTTWVNSYNLPQTNEAPKKVGVVMAGNIPAVGFHDALCILISGHILQAKPSSDDPFLLPHLLNKLCEIEPGFQEQIQLVMMLKESDAIIATGSDNTARYFEYYFAKRPHIIRKNRTSVAVLTGKESKEELTALGDDILRYYGLGCRNVSKAYVPAEYDFTPLFEALEYKKEVVNHHKYQNNYDYNKSIYLVNGVPHLDNGFLMVTESQQLVSPISVLFYETYADDQELEQKLEAVQEKLQCVVSQEAIWPNSYAFGQAQCPAVSDYADGVDTMAFLKTL, encoded by the coding sequence ATGTTAACTTTAGACCAAAGACTTTCCGCATTCATAAAATTAGGCGATTACCTCCGGGATCTTCCGGAAGAAGACCGCAACTATATGGTCCGCCGGGCCGGACAGCACAATAACTTCTTTGACCAACCCAATGTTACGGCCGCCCTCATCGGGATTGCCGGCATGCTGGAGCAACACCAACTCACCACGTGGGTAAACAGCTATAACCTTCCGCAGACAAACGAAGCACCTAAAAAAGTAGGCGTGGTAATGGCCGGTAACATTCCGGCTGTGGGGTTCCATGATGCGCTGTGTATTCTGATCTCCGGACACATTCTGCAAGCCAAACCCAGTTCAGACGATCCGTTCCTGCTGCCTCACCTATTAAACAAACTGTGTGAGATTGAACCCGGTTTCCAGGAGCAGATTCAGTTGGTGATGATGTTGAAAGAATCAGACGCCATCATTGCCACTGGTTCAGACAACACTGCCCGCTATTTTGAGTACTATTTCGCAAAACGCCCGCACATCATCAGGAAGAACCGCACCAGCGTGGCGGTGTTGACCGGCAAAGAATCAAAGGAAGAGCTGACTGCCTTAGGCGATGACATTCTCCGCTACTACGGTTTGGGGTGCCGCAACGTCTCTAAAGCCTACGTGCCCGCCGAGTATGATTTCACCCCTCTCTTTGAGGCCTTGGAATACAAAAAGGAAGTAGTAAACCACCACAAATACCAGAACAACTACGACTACAACAAGTCTATTTACCTGGTAAACGGGGTGCCGCACCTGGACAACGGTTTCCTGATGGTAACAGAAAGCCAGCAACTGGTCTCCCCTATTTCAGTGCTGTTTTATGAAACGTACGCTGATGACCAGGAACTGGAGCAGAAACTGGAAGCGGTGCAGGAAAAGCTTCAGTGTGTGGTGTCACAAGAAGCCATCTGGCCCAACAGCTACGCCTTTGGGCAAGCGCAATGCCCAGCGGTAAGTGATTACGCCGATGGCGTGGACACCATGGCGTTTCTGAAGACTCTGTAA
- a CDS encoding valine--tRNA ligase — protein sequence MSIPKTYNPKEVEDKWYATWLERGFFKSKPNPRKQPYTVVIPPPNVTGVLHMGHMLNNTIQDVLVRRARMQGKEACWVPGTDHASIATEARVVAMLKEKGINKSDLTREEFLQHAFEWKEKYGGIILEQLKKLGASCDWDRTRFTMEPALTDAVIQVFVDLYRKGQIYRGVRMVNWDPQGMTALSDEEVNFKQVNGKLYYLRYAIEGSDEVLTVATKRPETIMGDVAICVHPEDERYKHLAGTKAIIPLVNRAIPIIFDAYVDREFGTGVLKVTPAHDINDYELGQKHNLPSIDVLNDNGTIHERAGLYVGEDRFVVRKKITKDLDAQGLLEKVEDSVSNVGFSERTDAVIEPKLSMQWWCKMDEMAKPALENVMNDTIKLHPAKFKNMYRSWMENVHDWCISRQLWWGQQIPAYYLPDGTFVVARTAEEALEEARIKTGNPELQLTDLRQDEDVLDTWFSSWLWPISVFDGFKDPDNEDILYYYPTNDLVTAPEILFFWVARMIMAGYEFRKELPFQNVYLTGIVRDAQGRKMSKSLGNSPDPLNLIEQYGADGVRAGMLFSSPAGNDLLFDEKLCEQGRNFSNKIWNAFRLINGWEVDETLENPNEKAIKWFDSKFNEALNVLEDHFDKFRISDALLTVYKLVWDDFCSNYLEMIKPAFGSPIDAGTLKATNEFLEKLMKVLHPFMPFITEEIWNSMKERAPKDCLVVAAWPEKGRVDADLLKQTDYVLTVVGQIRNQRNSKNISPSKKLALYVRLVEGKNAIAGYETLVSKLANLSEIQETEQQLDNSLSFVVDSSEFFIPMEGNIDAAAERERILKELDYTKGFLTSVDKKLSNERFVSGAPEAVINAERKKRSDAEAKIAALEQSLSALPAE from the coding sequence ATGTCGATTCCGAAGACCTATAATCCCAAAGAAGTAGAAGACAAGTGGTACGCCACCTGGCTGGAGCGTGGCTTTTTCAAGTCCAAACCGAATCCTAGAAAGCAGCCGTACACCGTGGTGATTCCGCCGCCCAACGTAACGGGCGTGCTGCACATGGGCCACATGCTTAACAACACCATCCAGGATGTGTTGGTGCGCCGGGCCCGTATGCAAGGCAAAGAAGCGTGCTGGGTACCGGGTACCGACCACGCTTCCATCGCCACGGAAGCCCGCGTAGTAGCCATGCTGAAGGAAAAAGGAATCAACAAAAGCGACCTTACCCGCGAGGAGTTCCTGCAGCACGCCTTTGAGTGGAAAGAGAAATACGGCGGCATTATTCTGGAGCAGCTAAAAAAACTGGGTGCCTCCTGTGACTGGGACCGTACCCGTTTCACCATGGAGCCAGCTTTGACAGATGCCGTGATCCAGGTGTTTGTGGATTTGTACCGTAAAGGACAGATCTACCGCGGCGTACGCATGGTAAACTGGGATCCACAGGGCATGACCGCGCTTTCTGACGAAGAAGTAAACTTCAAGCAGGTAAACGGCAAGCTTTATTATCTGCGCTACGCCATAGAAGGATCTGACGAAGTGCTCACCGTAGCTACCAAACGCCCTGAAACTATCATGGGAGACGTGGCCATTTGCGTGCACCCGGAAGACGAGCGCTACAAGCATCTAGCCGGAACGAAAGCCATCATTCCGCTGGTAAACCGCGCCATCCCGATCATCTTTGATGCGTACGTAGACCGCGAGTTTGGAACCGGAGTATTGAAAGTGACCCCAGCCCACGACATAAATGACTATGAATTGGGCCAAAAGCACAACCTGCCTAGCATTGATGTACTCAACGACAACGGAACCATTCATGAGCGCGCTGGTCTCTATGTAGGTGAAGACCGCTTTGTGGTGCGTAAGAAAATCACAAAAGACTTAGACGCTCAGGGCCTGCTGGAGAAAGTAGAAGATTCCGTGTCAAACGTAGGTTTCTCTGAGCGTACCGATGCTGTGATTGAGCCGAAGCTCTCAATGCAATGGTGGTGCAAAATGGACGAGATGGCTAAGCCCGCCTTGGAAAATGTAATGAACGACACCATCAAGCTGCACCCTGCAAAGTTCAAGAACATGTACCGTTCCTGGATGGAAAACGTGCACGACTGGTGTATCTCGCGCCAGCTATGGTGGGGACAGCAGATTCCGGCCTACTACCTGCCCGACGGCACGTTTGTGGTGGCCCGCACCGCTGAGGAAGCCTTGGAGGAAGCCCGCATTAAAACCGGTAACCCAGAACTGCAATTGACTGATCTGCGTCAGGACGAAGACGTGCTGGATACCTGGTTCTCTTCGTGGCTTTGGCCGATCTCGGTGTTCGATGGTTTTAAAGACCCGGATAACGAGGACATCCTGTACTACTACCCTACCAATGACTTGGTGACTGCTCCTGAAATTTTGTTCTTCTGGGTAGCGCGTATGATTATGGCGGGGTATGAGTTCCGGAAAGAATTGCCGTTCCAGAATGTGTACCTCACCGGTATTGTGCGTGATGCGCAGGGCCGCAAGATGTCTAAGTCGCTGGGAAACTCACCAGACCCTTTGAACCTGATTGAGCAGTACGGCGCCGATGGCGTGCGCGCAGGCATGCTCTTCAGCTCACCCGCCGGTAACGACTTGCTGTTTGACGAAAAACTCTGCGAGCAGGGCCGTAACTTCAGTAACAAGATATGGAACGCATTCCGCCTGATCAACGGCTGGGAAGTAGACGAAACCCTGGAAAACCCGAACGAGAAAGCCATTAAGTGGTTTGACTCTAAGTTCAACGAAGCACTTAACGTGCTGGAAGATCACTTTGACAAGTTCAGGATTTCTGATGCCTTGCTCACAGTCTACAAATTGGTGTGGGATGATTTCTGCTCTAATTACCTGGAGATGATCAAACCCGCCTTCGGCTCACCTATTGATGCAGGTACCCTAAAGGCCACCAATGAGTTCCTGGAGAAATTGATGAAAGTGCTGCACCCGTTCATGCCGTTCATCACCGAGGAAATCTGGAACTCCATGAAAGAACGTGCACCGAAGGATTGTCTGGTGGTAGCTGCCTGGCCAGAGAAAGGTCGTGTAGATGCGGATCTGCTGAAGCAAACGGATTACGTGCTTACCGTAGTAGGCCAGATACGGAACCAACGGAACAGCAAAAACATCTCTCCGTCCAAAAAGCTGGCGTTGTACGTGCGGTTAGTGGAAGGCAAAAATGCTATTGCTGGGTATGAGACTTTAGTAAGCAAACTGGCGAACCTCAGCGAAATACAAGAAACCGAACAACAGTTAGACAACTCTTTGTCCTTCGTGGTAGACAGCTCTGAGTTCTTCATCCCGATGGAAGGTAATATTGATGCCGCGGCTGAGCGTGAGCGCATCCTGAAGGAACTTGACTACACCAAAGGGTTCTTAACCTCGGTTGACAAGAAGCTGAGCAACGAACGCTTTGTAAGTGGTGCCCCTGAAGCGGTCATCAACGCCGAACGCAAAAAACGTTCAGACGCCGAAGCTAAGATTGCCGCCTTAGAGCAAAGCTTATCTGCTTTACCAGCTGAGTAA
- a CDS encoding competence/damage-inducible protein A, whose amino-acid sequence MKKEISAEIMTIGDELLYGQVIDTNSAWLGQELGKIGIRVKQITSISDNPDAITEALNQAISRADVILITGGLGPTKDDLTKHTLTRYFNTELQLHQPSLDDVEEIFRKYNRPMLEVNRQQAFLPASCTPIRNVLGTASGMLFYEQETVIVSMPGVPFEMKRMVTDTVIPYLKQHFALPKIIHKVVQTVGIGESFLAEKIADWEDNLPPNLKLAYLPFLAGVRLRLTGFSQEGLDLETQLQEQVDKLSALLPDNIFAYGEVSLEEAIGQMLKDQNLSIATAESCTGGLVAHKLTSVPGSSAYFMGSVVAYSNEVKKAQLGVPAQTLETHGAVSEETVKAMAQGVRQLLKTDIGISTSGIAGPDGGTPEKPVGTIWIAYADAHQTIARKINYNKTRLLNIEYTALQVLDLIRQSLRRRVEE is encoded by the coding sequence ATGAAAAAGGAAATATCGGCAGAAATCATGACCATTGGTGATGAGCTGCTGTACGGTCAGGTGATTGACACCAACTCTGCCTGGTTAGGCCAGGAATTAGGAAAAATAGGCATTAGGGTAAAGCAGATCACCAGCATCTCAGACAACCCTGATGCCATTACGGAAGCCCTGAACCAAGCCATCTCCCGTGCCGATGTCATCCTGATCACCGGCGGCCTGGGACCTACCAAAGACGACCTCACCAAACACACCCTCACCCGCTACTTCAACACTGAACTGCAACTGCACCAACCTTCTCTTGATGACGTGGAGGAAATCTTCAGAAAATATAACCGCCCTATGCTGGAGGTAAACCGACAGCAGGCGTTTTTACCAGCGTCCTGCACGCCCATCCGGAACGTACTTGGCACCGCATCAGGCATGTTGTTTTATGAGCAGGAAACGGTCATTGTGTCTATGCCCGGCGTACCCTTTGAAATGAAACGCATGGTCACCGACACGGTAATTCCCTACTTAAAGCAGCATTTTGCACTTCCAAAGATTATCCATAAAGTAGTGCAGACGGTTGGCATTGGGGAATCTTTCCTGGCCGAGAAAATTGCAGATTGGGAAGACAACCTGCCACCTAACCTGAAGTTGGCGTATTTACCTTTCTTAGCTGGCGTTCGCCTTCGCTTAACAGGTTTCTCCCAAGAGGGGCTAGACCTGGAAACCCAGTTGCAGGAGCAGGTGGATAAACTATCAGCCCTCTTGCCAGACAACATTTTTGCCTACGGCGAAGTCTCCCTGGAAGAAGCCATTGGCCAAATGTTGAAAGATCAAAACCTTTCTATTGCCACTGCCGAAAGCTGCACTGGCGGCTTAGTGGCGCACAAACTTACCAGTGTACCCGGAAGTTCGGCTTACTTTATGGGAAGCGTGGTGGCGTATAGCAACGAGGTTAAGAAAGCGCAGTTAGGCGTACCTGCCCAGACGCTAGAAACCCATGGGGCCGTAAGCGAAGAAACCGTCAAGGCCATGGCCCAAGGCGTGCGCCAACTCCTTAAAACCGACATTGGCATTTCTACCAGCGGCATTGCCGGTCCGGACGGTGGTACCCCTGAAAAACCAGTAGGCACCATCTGGATTGCTTACGCCGATGCCCATCAAACCATTGCCCGTAAGATCAACTATAACAAGACCCGCCTGCTGAATATTGAGTACACAGCCCTGCAAGTTCTGGACCTAATCAGGCAAAGTTTACGCCGCCGGGTTGAGGAATAA
- a CDS encoding DUF4197 domain-containing protein, with the protein MYARIKKLVSPAFVLGSFLLVGVTSCTTAQIEQTLGAVAQQTGQVGQTGALTQSEVASGLKQALSQGINKGATQASQTDGFYKNSLIRIPFPPDVQRVENTLRSVGLGSEVDKFILTLNRGAEDAAKSAAPIFLNAIKQLTFSDVWNILRGERDAATQYLKRTTTSQLTSAFSPIMRQSLDKVNATRYYADLVNRYNQIPLVKKADPNLESYATQKAIDGLFTLVAQEEANIRENPIARTTELLKRVFGSR; encoded by the coding sequence ATGTACGCACGTATAAAGAAACTAGTCTCTCCGGCATTTGTTTTAGGCAGCTTCCTTTTAGTTGGAGTGACTTCCTGCACTACCGCCCAGATAGAGCAAACCTTGGGTGCCGTGGCGCAGCAAACCGGACAAGTAGGGCAAACTGGAGCCCTTACCCAATCTGAAGTGGCCTCTGGGTTAAAGCAAGCGCTTTCGCAGGGCATCAACAAAGGCGCCACCCAAGCTTCGCAAACAGATGGTTTTTATAAGAACAGCCTGATCAGGATTCCTTTCCCGCCAGACGTGCAGCGCGTGGAAAATACCCTTCGGTCGGTTGGCTTAGGTTCTGAAGTAGATAAATTCATTCTTACTTTGAACCGGGGGGCCGAGGACGCTGCTAAAAGCGCTGCTCCTATCTTCCTGAACGCCATCAAGCAATTAACCTTCAGCGATGTCTGGAACATTCTGCGTGGTGAGCGTGATGCGGCAACGCAGTACCTGAAACGCACTACCACCAGCCAATTGACCTCTGCGTTCAGCCCTATCATGCGGCAGTCGCTTGACAAGGTAAATGCCACCAGATATTACGCTGACCTGGTAAACCGATACAACCAGATTCCGCTGGTGAAGAAGGCTGATCCAAATCTGGAGTCTTATGCCACCCAGAAAGCCATTGATGGTCTTTTTACCTTGGTAGCCCAGGAAGAAGCTAACATTCGGGAAAACCCAATTGCCCGCACCACAGAACTTCTTAAGCGCGTATTCGGGTCTAGGTAA